The Canis lupus dingo isolate Sandy chromosome 11, ASM325472v2, whole genome shotgun sequence genome includes a region encoding these proteins:
- the LOC118349925 gene encoding atherin, with protein MRRRGAGHRPENRARGLCGRGRTEGRAPPTCPPAPLRPPADAPLTAAGRALVPTGPGRPPSCPLRARARGAPCRPGRRWDLLPAVSEREGPRLRPSSAPLLGLSCRAAGTETCFLPEVSRRLPRPPRPPRPAPAAELNWNAHFRAQCPPLRTAALWPAQGNCCHPFPKHFFLKTWKEVPGQEEEKICLLETPPTLGEEPRKKIWLLDREKQGLEM; from the exons ATGCGGCGCCGGGGCGCGGGGCACAGGCCCGAGAACCGCGCGCGGGGCCTTTGTGGGCGCGGGCGGACCGAGGGCCGGGCTCCGCCGACGTGCCCGCCTGCCCCGCTCCGGCCGCCCGCGGACGCGCCCCTGACCGCGGCAGGTCGCGCGCTTGTCCCCACGGGCCCAGGCCGgccaccctcctgccccctgcgGGCCCGAGCCCGGGGCGCTCCCTGCCGGCCCGGCCGGCGCTGGGATTTGCTACCGGCTGTCAGTGAACGGGAGGGACCGCGTTTGCGCCCCTCCTCGGCGCCCCTCCTCGGGCTGTCCTGCAGGGCTGCAGGCACCGAGACGTGCTTTCTCCCAGAAGTGAGTCgccgcctcccccgccctccccgccctccccggcctGCCCCCGCGGCAGAGCTGAACTGGAACGCACATTTTCGGGCTCAGTGCCCGCCCCTGCGGACGGCGGCCCTCTGGCCGGCGCAGGGAAACTGCTGTCATCCCTTCCCGAAGCACTTCTTTCTGAAAACCTGGAAGGAGGTTCCtggacaggaggaggagaag atCTGCCTCCTGGAGACTCCACCCACCCTTGGGGAAGAGCCCAGAAAGAAGATATGGCTATTGGACAGAGAGAAGCAAGGTCTCGA gatgtaA
- the LOC112659697 gene encoding olfactory receptor 1361-like: MDRDNQTTVTEFLLLGLSGQSEQEDILFGLFLGMYLVTIIGNFLIVLAISSDSHLHTPMYFFLANLSCVDICFSSVTTPKMLVNHILGSESISYMECMIQIYFFITFTNMDGFFLSVMAYDRYVAVCCPLHYTMIMKPKLCMLLVVASWVITNLHALLHTLLMAQLAYCFNNTVHHFFCDPYAILKLSCSSTFINDLMVFTVGGLVFLTPFTCIIISYAYILSNVLKLPSAHGIRKAFSTCGSHLTVVSLFYGAILGVYMRPSSSYSVQDTVATVIFTVVTPLVNPFIYSLRNHDMQRALRKLISVSRIRKF; the protein is encoded by the coding sequence ATGGACAGAGACAACCAGACTACAGTCACAGAATTCCTTCTTCTGGGACTCTCTGGGCAGTCAGAGCAAGAAGACATTCTCTTTGGGCTATTCTTGGGGATGTACCTGGTCACCATCATCGGGAACTTTCTCATTGTCTTGGCCATCAGCAGTGACAGTCAtctccacacccccatgtacttcttcttGGCTAACCTCTCCTGTGTCGACATCTGCTTTTCATCGGTCACAACCCCCAAGATGCTGGTGAATCACATCCTGGGAAGCGAGTCTATCTCGTACATGGAATGCATGATCCAGATCTACTTCTTCATCACTTTCACCAACATGGATGGGTTCTTCTTGAGTGTGATGGCCTATGATCGTTATGTAGCCGTCTGTTGCCCGCTCCACTACACCATGATCATGAAGCCCAAACTCTGTATGCTTCTGGTGGTGGCATCTTGGGTCATTACAAACCTGCATGCTCTCCTCCACACCCTTCTTATGGCCCAACTCGCATATTGTTTCAACAATACTGTGCATCACTTTTTCTGTGACCCCTATGCAATTCTAAAGCTGTCCTGTTCTAGTACCTTTATCAATGACCTGATGGTATTCACTGTGGGTGGACTGGTATTTCTGACACCGTTCACATGTATCATCATTTCATATGCTTATATCCTCTCCAATGTACTGAAGTTGCCATCTGCCCATGGAATAAGGAAAGCATTCTCCACATGTGGGTCTCACCTCACTGTGGTCTCCCTATTCTATGGGGCAATTTTGGGGGTGTATATGCGCCCTTCATCCTCCTACTCAGTCCAAGACACAGTGGCCACTGTCATCTTCACAGTGGTGACTCCCTTGGTCAATCCCTTCATCTACAGCCTGAGAAATCATGACATGCAGAGAGCTTTGAGGAAACTAATCTCAGTTTctagaattagaaaattttag